Proteins encoded within one genomic window of Microbacterium sp. LKL04:
- a CDS encoding serine hydrolase domain-containing protein: MSAAFDLVRGHVEAGRLPSAVLGVATADGTVALEGFGAAASDRYPLFSITKPLLGIAAARVIERGLLTPETPLREAVPEFGAGRDDDVLLRHLASHTAGIAEPPLDPVTPLRTELITRGRDFAAGSASRYSSLAFEGIAALVEHATEQDWADAVGDWAGEIGADGLSLDHTGSVEVVDAATSGVDMARFAAIRHPGAGLVGRAEDLLRLGAELLRIEGGATGGILQPATLAMMRRPLTGDIPRLEPYIAERGQDWGFTWNLRSRAPGLIDQDVYGHGGWAGTEFWVHPSAGIAWVLLTNAVSRPGVDLDALDNAVVSGR; this comes from the coding sequence ATGAGCGCGGCGTTCGACCTCGTCCGCGGGCACGTCGAGGCGGGCCGGCTGCCGTCGGCAGTGCTCGGCGTGGCCACGGCCGACGGGACAGTGGCGCTGGAGGGGTTCGGTGCCGCGGCATCCGATCGGTACCCGCTCTTCTCGATCACGAAGCCCCTGCTGGGGATCGCGGCGGCGCGCGTGATCGAGCGCGGGCTGCTGACACCCGAGACGCCGCTTCGGGAAGCTGTGCCGGAGTTCGGCGCGGGGCGCGACGACGACGTGCTGCTGCGTCACCTCGCCTCGCACACCGCCGGCATCGCGGAACCGCCGCTCGATCCCGTGACACCGCTGCGCACCGAGCTGATCACCCGGGGTCGGGACTTCGCCGCCGGCAGCGCCTCGCGCTACTCGTCACTCGCGTTCGAGGGCATCGCGGCGCTCGTCGAGCACGCGACGGAGCAGGACTGGGCGGATGCCGTCGGTGACTGGGCCGGCGAGATCGGCGCCGACGGGCTCAGCCTCGACCACACCGGCTCGGTCGAGGTCGTCGACGCTGCGACGTCGGGCGTCGACATGGCCCGGTTCGCCGCGATCCGGCATCCCGGTGCCGGACTCGTCGGACGCGCCGAGGACCTGCTGCGGCTGGGCGCGGAGCTGCTGCGCATCGAGGGCGGGGCGACCGGCGGCATCCTGCAGCCGGCGACGCTGGCGATGATGCGGCGTCCGCTGACGGGCGACATCCCGCGGCTCGAGCCCTACATCGCCGAGCGCGGGCAGGACTGGGGGTTCACGTGGAACCTCCGCTCGCGCGCGCCCGGCCTCATCGACCAGGACGTCTACGGCCACGGCGGCTGGGCCGGCACCGAGTTCTGGGTGCACCCGAGCGCGGGCATCGCCTGGGTCCTCCTCACGAACGCCGTCTCGCGCCCCGGCGTCGACCTCGACGCGCTGGACAACGCGGTGGTGTCCGGGCGCTGA
- a CDS encoding M23 family metallopeptidase, translating to MAHAEFDEIGFSRRDLMALSSLTIAWIALSEILTAKAANAADVWTRPFTTYGRISRPFNLSDPRYANGHRGADYHQDPGGDSTVRAIRSGRVVYAGNRIAQGQLGETLVIQHASHWSLYAHLHDYPESSRGPFRVGVGDDVLNGTALGLKGTTGYSTGPHLHLEIGRGTWEGSSSRQSHANLVNPEALLAGAPPAPTKPRPTTPPPVEENDMFTDEDRKNLNDLVALAPTIHQINRRAETAINEGRDRAAALARIEKLLGQVASR from the coding sequence ATGGCGCATGCCGAATTTGACGAGATCGGATTCAGTCGTCGCGATCTGATGGCCTTGTCCTCTCTCACTATCGCCTGGATTGCCTTGTCAGAAATCCTCACGGCGAAGGCGGCGAACGCTGCCGACGTTTGGACACGACCTTTCACGACCTACGGCAGGATCTCTCGTCCCTTCAATCTGTCAGACCCGAGATATGCGAATGGGCATCGCGGCGCCGACTACCACCAAGACCCTGGCGGGGATTCGACAGTCAGAGCGATCCGCTCCGGCAGGGTCGTCTACGCGGGAAATCGGATAGCGCAAGGTCAACTGGGCGAGACGCTCGTAATTCAGCACGCATCGCATTGGTCGCTATACGCGCATCTGCACGACTATCCGGAGAGCTCTCGGGGCCCGTTTCGCGTAGGCGTCGGGGACGACGTTCTCAACGGCACCGCGCTCGGCCTCAAGGGGACCACGGGGTACAGCACGGGTCCACATTTGCACCTCGAGATAGGCCGCGGAACCTGGGAGGGCTCATCGAGCCGCCAATCGCACGCGAATCTCGTCAATCCTGAAGCTCTGTTGGCCGGCGCGCCGCCTGCCCCGACCAAACCACGCCCTACCACCCCGCCGCCAGTTGAGGAGAACGACATGTTCACTGACGAAGACCGCAAGAATCTTAACGACCTGGTCGCACTCGCTCCTACGATCCACCAGATCAACCGTCGCGCGGAGACCGCGATCAATGAGGGTCGAGACCGCGCCGCAGCTCTCGCTCGCATTGAGAAATTGCTTGGGCAGGTGGCCTCCCGCTAG